From a region of the Hemibagrus wyckioides isolate EC202008001 linkage group LG14, SWU_Hwy_1.0, whole genome shotgun sequence genome:
- the slc38a2 gene encoding sodium-coupled neutral amino acid symporter 2, with protein sequence MNITPGKAQMSSFNISPDDDSSSSSNSVEYPNCNPKKVPLSSQYGDVDAESQNFLPSQGKKKYEVEYHPGTASFGMSVFNLGNAIMGSGILGLSYAMANTGIALFVILLIAVSIFSLYSVHLLLKTANEGGSMVYEQLGYKAFGLPGKLAASCSITMQNFGAMSSYLYIVKYELPIVIKAFVGDEGAWYTNGDYLVLLVTLIIILPLSLLKNLGYLGYTSGFSLLCMVFFLIVVIYKKFQIPCPLPTDLFNMTLNSTLSHLQNHTATVYNEDSCRPKYFVFNSQTVYAVPILTFAFVCHPAILPMYEELKDRSRRKMQGVANVSFLAMFIMYLLAALFGYLTFHDVVEPELLHTYSKVYKFDVVLLIVRLAVLTAVTLTVPVVLFPIRTSVNHLLGASKDFSWIRHIIITVILLGGVNVLVIFVPTIRDIFGFIGASAAAMLIFILPSAFYIKLVKKEPLKSVQKIGAILFLASGFLVMFGCMSLIIMDWVHNAGASEGHDGH encoded by the exons ATGAACATTACTCCTGGAAAAGCTCAAATGAGCAGCTTTAACATTTCACCAGATGATGACAGCAGCTCTAGTTCTAACAGTGTCGAGTATCCTAACTGCAACCCCAAGAAAGTGCCACTGAGCAG TCAATATGGTGATGTGGACGCTGAAAGTCAGAACTTCCTCCCCAGCCAAGGAAAGAAGAAATATGAAGTTGAATAT CACCCTGGAACCGCATCATTTGGGATGTCCGTGTTCAACCTGGGCAACGCCATCATGGGCAGCGGGATCCTCGGCTTGTCATATGCCATGGCTAACACAGGCATCGCACTGTTTGT CATCCTGCTGATAGCTGTGTCCATATTTTCCCTCTACTCTGTACATCTGCTGCTCAAGACCGCAAATGAAGGAG GTTCTATGGTCTATGAGCAGTTGGGGTACAAGGCTTTCGGGTTGCCTGGTAAGCTTGCAGCATCATGCTCCATCACCATGCAGAACTTTGGAG CCATGTCCAGCTACCTCTACATTGTGAAGTATGAATTACCAATAGTCATCAAAGCGTTCGTCGGAGATGAAGG ggcATGGTACACCAACGGAGACTACCTGGTGTTGCTTGTTACTCTCATCATAATTTTGCCACTTTCACTGCTTAAAAATCTGG GATACCTTGGCTACACAAGTGGGTTTTCGTTGTTGTGCATGGTCTTCTTCTTAATTGTG GTGATCTATAAGAAGTTCCAGATCCCCTGCCCTTTACCCACCGACCTCTTCAACATGACATTAAACAGCACGCTCTCACATCTGCAGAACCACACAGCCACCGTCTATAATGAGGACTCTTGCAGACCCAAATACTTTGTCTTCAACTCACAG ACTGTGTATGCCGTGCCCATTCTCACCTTCGCCTTTGTGTGCCACCCGGCCATTCTGCCCATGTACGAGGAGCTGAAAGA tcgTTCTCGTAGAAAGATGCAGGGTGTGGCTAATGTGTCTTTCCTGGCCATGTTCATCATGTATCTGCTCGCTGCTCTGTTTGGATACCTGACCTTCCATG ATGTGGTTGAGCCTGAACTTTTACACACGTATTCCAAGGTGTACAAATTCGACGTGGTGCTGCTGATTGTACGTCTGGCTGTTCTGACCGCTGTCACTCTTACTGTCCCTGTTGTCCTCTTTCCT ATCCGCACCTCTGTGAATCACTTGTTAGGCGCCTCTAAAGACTTCAGCTGGATCcgtcacatcatcatcacagtaaTTCTGTTGGGTGGGGTCAATGTGCTCGTCATCTTTGTCCCAACCATTAGGGATATCTTTGGATTCATCG gtGCTTCTGCTGCTGCTATGCTGATCTTCATCCTGCCATCTGCTTTTTACATCAAGCTGGTGAAGAAGGAGCCTTTGAAATCTGTGCAGAAGATAGGG GCAATCCTGTTCCTGGCCAGTGGCTTCCTTGTCATGTTCGGTTGCATGAGTCTGATCATCATGGACTGGGTCCACAATGCTGGTGCATCCGAGGGCCATGACGGTCACTAA